A section of the Methanocellales archaeon genome encodes:
- a CDS encoding calcium/sodium antiporter — protein MLEYLGLILGLALLYKGADYLVDASSSLAKRLGISSLVIGLTIVAFGTSMPELIVNVYSSFQGNADIAYGNIVGSNICNVLVILGIAALLMPLKVQSSTVWKEIPFALIAALTLFAMSNEAFFNLASTNSLTRTDGVVLLFFFMIFLYYVFGLTRSKQGESAIGVEVHKHKGIILFFMMAGGFAALYVGGRLTVDSAVNIARQFGISELLISSTIVAVGTSLPELVTSFMAALKKEMDLSVGNVIGSNIFNISFIMGVSAVISPLAVPVGINFDFIVLIIATILLFIFMFSGTKRRLDRWEGMILLLLYVVYIAVIVVRG, from the coding sequence ATGCTTGAATACCTAGGGCTAATATTGGGGCTCGCCCTTTTATACAAGGGTGCAGATTATCTGGTTGATGCCTCATCCTCTCTAGCTAAGAGGCTTGGCATCTCTTCTTTAGTAATTGGGCTGACAATTGTTGCATTCGGCACATCGATGCCCGAGCTCATCGTTAATGTTTATTCCTCTTTTCAAGGAAATGCTGATATTGCCTATGGCAATATCGTTGGAAGCAATATCTGCAATGTATTGGTGATACTGGGCATTGCTGCCCTACTAATGCCCTTAAAAGTTCAAAGCTCAACGGTTTGGAAAGAAATACCATTTGCTTTGATTGCCGCTCTAACTCTTTTTGCGATGTCAAATGAGGCATTCTTTAATTTAGCAAGCACTAACTCTTTGACAAGGACGGATGGAGTGGTCCTGCTTTTCTTTTTTATGATTTTTTTGTATTATGTTTTTGGATTAACCAGGTCTAAACAGGGAGAAAGTGCAATAGGGGTTGAAGTGCATAAACATAAAGGAATCATCCTCTTTTTCATGATGGCTGGTGGCTTTGCTGCCTTATATGTTGGCGGAAGGCTTACTGTGGATTCAGCAGTTAATATAGCAAGGCAGTTTGGAATTAGTGAGCTATTAATCTCCTCAACGATTGTTGCGGTGGGCACATCTTTACCTGAGCTGGTGACATCCTTTATGGCAGCGCTAAAAAAGGAAATGGACCTGTCAGTAGGGAATGTTATCGGCTCAAATATCTTCAATATATCCTTCATAATGGGCGTAAGCGCGGTTATCTCTCCTTTGGCTGTGCCGGTAGGAATAAATTTTGATTTTATTGTTCTGATAATCGCCACCATATTATTATTTATTTTTATGTTTAGCGGCACAAAGCGTAGATTAGACAGATGGGAAGGAATGATACTTCTATTGCTGTATGTTGTTTATATTGCTGTTATAGTTGTGAGGGGCTAA
- a CDS encoding ZIP family metal transporter: protein MNNTLLIIIAISVLGPVTGSLIGVLKKPSEEFMYNMLAFAGGVMLAISFLELIPESIHLSSEEMCLLGIGLGSVAMYIVDKLIPHVHPELCSQDQEHKLKRTTLFLITGIFLHNIPEGMAIAIGAVSTAKVSVIIALAIAIHNIPEGICTSAPYFYCTKKRLKSFLVSSSTAIPILIGLLIANLVYTRISTSLVGLIIGATAGLMIYITSDEIIPNSCGKSEDHSTIFSLILGISLVILLRLL from the coding sequence ATGAATAACACATTATTAATCATCATAGCAATTTCAGTTTTAGGTCCTGTAACAGGATCGTTAATTGGCGTCCTAAAAAAGCCCTCTGAAGAGTTCATGTACAATATGTTGGCTTTTGCAGGAGGGGTGATGTTAGCTATTTCTTTTTTAGAGCTTATTCCCGAAAGCATACATCTTTCTTCAGAAGAGATGTGTCTTTTAGGGATTGGTTTAGGTTCAGTTGCTATGTACATCGTTGATAAACTAATCCCCCACGTACATCCAGAACTTTGTTCTCAAGACCAAGAACATAAATTAAAAAGAACGACCTTGTTCCTCATTACAGGAATATTTTTGCATAACATCCCTGAAGGAATGGCCATAGCCATTGGAGCTGTTTCAACAGCTAAAGTAAGTGTTATCATAGCTTTAGCAATTGCAATCCATAATATTCCTGAAGGAATATGCACCTCTGCCCCATATTTTTACTGTACTAAAAAAAGGTTAAAGTCCTTTTTGGTTTCGTCGTCGACAGCAATCCCAATTTTAATAGGACTACTAATCGCTAACTTGGTGTATACCCGCATTTCCACATCTTTGGTTGGACTAATTATAGGAGCTACTGCTGGCTTAATGATATATATTACAAGCGATGAAATCATTCCAAATTCATGCGGCAAATCAGAAGATCATTCCACAATTTTTTCTTTAATTTTAGGAATTTCACTTGTTATTTTATTGAGGTTATTGTGA
- a CDS encoding rubrerythrin family protein, with product MKVRLEISIFFFAEVARNEGYHYIAKIFEETALNEMQHAKDEFKRLGGIGDTKANLKEAAEGERYEASDMYPTFAKEAEEEGNKEAAMLFKQIRKVEAEHEARYKKLLEMVEKGTVFKRDTPIKWRCSKCGYVYEGTEPPAKCPCCGYPREYYEPEEF from the coding sequence GTGAAAGTCAGGCTAGAAATAAGTATCTTTTTTTTTGCAGAGGTTGCAAGAAACGAGGGTTATCACTATATAGCGAAAATATTCGAGGAAACGGCACTTAATGAGATGCAACACGCAAAAGACGAATTTAAGCGTTTGGGGGGCATCGGGGATACAAAAGCAAATCTTAAGGAAGCGGCTGAAGGGGAACGTTATGAAGCCTCTGATATGTATCCAACATTTGCCAAGGAAGCCGAGGAGGAAGGGAACAAAGAGGCTGCAATGCTGTTTAAGCAAATAAGGAAAGTCGAAGCAGAGCATGAGGCACGCTATAAAAAGCTATTGGAGATGGTGGAAAAAGGCACTGTGTTCAAAAGGGATACGCCGATAAAGTGGAGATGTTCGAAGTGTGGATACGTGTATGAGGGAACAGAACCACCGGCAAAGTGCCCATGTTGTGGATATCCACGTGAATACTATGAGCCAGAGGAATTTTAG
- the purB gene encoding adenylosuccinate lyase, protein MAIHPIEYRYGTPEMKKIWTEEVRLRKFLEVEAALARAEADVGLIPKEAANTIAANLSKVKVPRVKEIEDEIGHDMMAVVLALAEQCGDAGEWIHFGATSNDVSDTALALQLRDGIDILERKLKGLKGVLVNLALEHKHTICVSRTHGQIGVPTTYGLRFAIWASEVGRHLQRLNQLKPRILVGQMSGAAGTGAAFSPFYMGVRDKTMQYLGLGTVDVSNQLIQRDRYAELVMFLANVATTLDKIGIALRTLQRSEIAEVEESFGSRQVGSSTMPHKRNPIKAEQVCGLARVIRAQVEPSLLNNTLWDERDLTNSSCERILFPEVMILTDHTIDTMVKILQNLQLHPENIRKNLDLLKGVNMSEAVMIGLAKRVGRQRAHDLLRTCAMNARKTGKHMADALLEDEEIIKHLSPSEIEHLMNPENYIGAAVEQVELVAKKLRDEP, encoded by the coding sequence ATGGCAATTCATCCAATTGAGTACCGATATGGCACGCCAGAGATGAAAAAAATCTGGACCGAAGAGGTGAGGCTGCGGAAGTTTCTTGAGGTGGAGGCTGCACTGGCAAGGGCAGAAGCGGATGTCGGGCTGATACCAAAAGAAGCCGCAAATACGATTGCTGCCAACTTAAGCAAGGTCAAAGTTCCCAGGGTCAAAGAGATCGAAGATGAGATCGGGCATGACATGATGGCTGTTGTGCTCGCGCTTGCAGAGCAGTGTGGTGATGCCGGCGAGTGGATTCACTTTGGTGCGACCTCAAATGACGTATCGGATACTGCGCTTGCTCTGCAACTGAGAGACGGAATCGATATACTAGAGAGAAAATTAAAAGGATTGAAGGGCGTATTGGTGAATCTGGCTTTGGAGCACAAGCATACCATCTGTGTATCCCGAACCCATGGTCAGATTGGGGTTCCCACTACGTACGGGCTCCGCTTTGCCATCTGGGCATCCGAGGTGGGTCGACATCTTCAACGCTTGAATCAATTGAAGCCAAGAATTCTGGTTGGTCAGATGAGCGGTGCAGCGGGCACCGGAGCTGCGTTCTCTCCTTTTTATATGGGGGTCAGGGATAAAACGATGCAGTACCTTGGATTGGGCACAGTTGACGTCTCGAATCAGCTCATACAGCGTGATCGATACGCAGAGCTTGTGATGTTTTTGGCAAATGTGGCAACTACGCTTGATAAAATCGGAATCGCCTTGAGAACTCTTCAGAGGAGCGAGATTGCTGAGGTCGAAGAAAGCTTTGGATCCAGGCAAGTGGGCTCATCTACGATGCCCCATAAGCGCAATCCTATTAAGGCAGAGCAAGTATGTGGCTTGGCCAGGGTCATCAGGGCACAAGTCGAGCCCTCCTTGCTGAACAACACGCTGTGGGATGAACGCGACCTGACGAACTCCTCCTGCGAGCGAATCCTATTCCCGGAGGTCATGATACTGACAGATCACACGATCGATACCATGGTAAAAATCCTGCAGAATCTTCAATTACATCCTGAAAATATTCGGAAAAATCTTGACCTGCTGAAAGGAGTGAACATGTCCGAGGCAGTGATGATCGGATTGGCGAAGCGGGTTGGTAGGCAGCGGGCGCACGACCTCCTCAGAACATGTGCGATGAATGCCCGCAAGACAGGTAAGCATATGGCAGATGCGCTCCTTGAAGACGAAGAGATCATTAAGCACCTTTCCCCAAGTGAAATCGAGCATCTGATGAATCCAGAAAATTACATTGGCGCTGCAGTGGAGCAGGTTGAGCTGGTGGCGAAAAAGTTAAGAGATGAACCATGA
- the gatC gene encoding Asp-tRNA(Asn)/Glu-tRNA(Gln) amidotransferase subunit GatC, which produces MITEETVDHLGWLARIKLTEEQKEKFTDQLNSILGYFEKLDEVEADVPPTHHVLGLTNVFRDDVAGQSISQEEALGNAPKKERGYFKGPRIV; this is translated from the coding sequence ATGATCACTGAGGAAACCGTAGATCACCTTGGTTGGTTGGCAAGGATAAAGCTGACTGAGGAACAAAAAGAGAAGTTCACAGATCAGCTGAACTCGATACTAGGTTATTTTGAGAAGCTGGATGAGGTTGAGGCAGATGTTCCCCCCACCCATCATGTGTTGGGGCTTACGAACGTTTTTCGAGATGATGTAGCTGGGCAGTCGATCAGCCAGGAAGAAGCACTTGGCAATGCGCCCAAGAAGGAAAGAGGGTACTTCAAAGGCCCAAGGATAGTGTAG
- the gatA gene encoding Asp-tRNA(Asn)/Glu-tRNA(Gln) amidotransferase subunit GatA, with amino-acid sequence MNVDGLREMLQSGKSAEELLHSIFDKIERSKLNAFVTLAKESALEEARRADKHGAKGMLGGIPIGIKDSISTKGIQTTCCSKILEGYIPPYDAHVIERLKAEGAIIIGKTNMDEFAMGTSTETSCFGPTRNPWDLNRVPGGSSGGSAAAVAGGEIPLALGSDTGGSVRCPASFCGVVGLKPTYGSVSRYGLIAYANSLEQIGPFAGNVKDVALLLDAISGYDPRDSTSVAKKCEYLKELRDDVSDVKIGVPKEFFGEGIDEKVEKAVWSGITALEDGGASYTEISLPHTKYSLAAYYIIAMSEASSNLARFDGLRYGLRLGKDKDWHTTFSEIKAQGFGEEVKRRILLGTYALSAGYYGKYYLKALKVRTLIKRDFESALKDTNVLITPTMPFPAFKIGEKMGEPLALYLADVNTVPINLAGVPSISVPCGFAGKLPIGMQIIGRHFDEATILRTAYAFERGMT; translated from the coding sequence ATGAACGTCGATGGTCTACGAGAAATGCTCCAGAGCGGGAAGTCTGCGGAGGAATTGCTTCACTCCATCTTTGACAAAATCGAGCGCAGCAAACTGAATGCGTTCGTCACCCTCGCAAAGGAGAGCGCATTGGAAGAGGCAAGAAGGGCGGACAAACATGGCGCGAAAGGAATGCTCGGAGGGATCCCGATCGGAATCAAGGATTCCATCTCCACCAAGGGCATACAAACCACCTGTTGCTCAAAAATTCTGGAGGGGTACATCCCTCCATATGATGCGCATGTAATTGAGCGATTGAAGGCAGAGGGCGCAATCATCATCGGCAAAACGAACATGGACGAATTTGCAATGGGAACCTCCACTGAAACCAGCTGTTTCGGCCCCACCAGAAATCCATGGGACCTGAACAGAGTGCCGGGAGGCTCTTCCGGCGGAAGCGCCGCAGCCGTGGCAGGTGGAGAAATCCCTCTTGCACTTGGCTCGGATACCGGCGGCTCAGTTCGATGTCCTGCATCTTTTTGCGGCGTGGTGGGATTGAAGCCCACTTATGGCTCGGTTTCCAGATATGGACTGATCGCATATGCCAACTCCTTGGAGCAAATCGGTCCTTTTGCTGGCAATGTAAAGGACGTTGCGCTGCTCTTAGACGCAATCTCAGGCTACGACCCAAGAGATTCGACTTCTGTGGCTAAAAAGTGTGAATACCTGAAAGAACTCAGGGATGATGTCTCTGATGTGAAGATAGGCGTTCCCAAGGAGTTCTTCGGCGAAGGCATCGATGAAAAAGTGGAAAAAGCGGTATGGAGCGGTATCACGGCTCTGGAGGACGGGGGGGCCTCCTACACAGAAATCAGCTTGCCTCACACCAAATATTCCCTGGCAGCTTACTACATAATTGCGATGAGTGAAGCCTCATCCAACCTAGCACGATTCGATGGCCTTAGGTACGGTCTTCGTCTGGGAAAGGACAAGGATTGGCATACCACTTTTTCAGAGATCAAAGCCCAGGGTTTTGGTGAAGAAGTGAAGCGAAGGATACTCTTGGGAACATATGCGTTATCGGCCGGTTATTATGGGAAGTATTATCTCAAAGCGCTAAAAGTGCGCACTTTGATAAAGCGCGACTTTGAATCCGCTCTGAAGGATACGAATGTGTTGATAACGCCGACCATGCCTTTCCCTGCATTCAAGATAGGTGAGAAAATGGGGGAGCCCTTGGCATTGTACCTGGCAGACGTAAACACCGTTCCCATAAATTTGGCAGGGGTGCCTTCCATATCTGTCCCATGTGGATTTGCAGGAAAACTGCCGATCGGCATGCAGATCATTGGGCGCCATTTCGATGAAGCCACAATCTTGCGAACCGCATATGCTTTTGAGCGGGGGATGACATGA
- the gatB gene encoding Asp-tRNA(Asn)/Glu-tRNA(Gln) amidotransferase subunit GatB, translating to MKEVIIGLEVHVQLNKLRSKLFCSCSTQYHDSEPDTHTCPVCLGLPGALPVTNGKAVDNAIKVALALNCNIEEWTMFYRKNYYYPDLVKGFQISQYDYPIATNGSISLDTEDGERAIRIKRVHMEEDPGRLVHVGTIDKSKYSLIDYNRSGVALLEVVTEPDLRTPKEARLFLNKLKNILEYLDVFDSSLEGSLRVDANVSIAGGKRAEIKNISSYKGVEKALLFEIVRQNNLVRRGVKVVQETRHFDEVRGITISLRTKEGEEDYRYFPEPDLVPITIRDRVDDIKKTLPELPDAKRQRFALQYGISDNHAKVLISELGLANFFETVATEVDANLSATWIADVLKGELNYRDLDISAFSPAHMVQILQMLKKDTITEKGAVQVIRTLLDEGGTPSEIVKRKGLLKIAADVSENAVFEVLAENPAAVQDYHDGKDEALNFLVGQVMKKTRGRADPRTVSKLLKEKLQNAPDNHREA from the coding sequence ATGAAAGAGGTCATCATCGGCTTGGAGGTCCATGTACAACTGAACAAGCTAAGATCCAAGCTTTTTTGTTCCTGTTCTACGCAATATCATGACTCTGAGCCTGATACTCATACCTGTCCCGTTTGCTTGGGGCTGCCAGGGGCTTTGCCTGTTACAAATGGGAAAGCTGTTGATAATGCGATCAAAGTCGCATTGGCTTTGAACTGCAACATAGAAGAATGGACTATGTTCTATCGGAAAAACTACTATTATCCCGATCTGGTCAAGGGCTTCCAGATATCCCAATATGATTACCCCATTGCGACCAACGGCAGTATCAGTCTGGATACGGAAGATGGCGAAAGGGCCATCAGGATCAAGAGAGTTCACATGGAGGAAGACCCAGGCAGATTGGTTCACGTAGGCACGATAGACAAGTCTAAATATTCGCTTATTGACTACAATAGGTCTGGTGTGGCCTTGTTGGAAGTGGTGACGGAACCAGACTTGCGTACGCCAAAAGAGGCCAGATTATTTTTGAACAAGTTGAAAAACATCCTGGAATATCTGGATGTGTTTGATAGCTCTCTGGAAGGTTCGCTTAGGGTAGATGCCAACGTATCTATAGCAGGAGGGAAACGGGCAGAGATAAAGAATATCTCCTCCTATAAGGGAGTTGAGAAGGCTTTATTGTTCGAAATCGTGCGCCAGAATAATCTGGTGAGGAGGGGGGTTAAAGTGGTGCAGGAGACGCGTCACTTCGATGAAGTGCGCGGTATCACGATCTCGCTTAGGACGAAAGAGGGAGAAGAGGACTACCGATACTTTCCTGAGCCGGATTTAGTTCCGATTACCATAAGGGATAGGGTGGATGACATCAAGAAGACCTTACCGGAATTGCCGGATGCCAAGCGCCAGAGATTCGCTCTTCAGTATGGTATCTCGGATAATCACGCTAAAGTGCTTATATCCGAGCTGGGGTTGGCCAATTTCTTTGAGACCGTCGCAACTGAGGTGGATGCAAACTTAAGCGCAACATGGATAGCAGACGTCTTGAAAGGAGAATTGAACTACCGCGATCTGGATATAAGCGCATTTTCACCCGCTCACATGGTCCAAATCTTGCAAATGCTGAAAAAAGACACGATCACGGAAAAAGGCGCAGTGCAGGTCATACGAACGCTACTTGATGAGGGAGGGACTCCATCAGAGATCGTCAAACGTAAGGGCTTGCTGAAGATTGCGGCAGATGTCAGCGAAAATGCTGTCTTTGAGGTCCTAGCGGAGAATCCTGCCGCTGTTCAGGATTATCACGATGGCAAAGATGAAGCGTTGAATTTCCTGGTGGGGCAGGTTATGAAAAAAACTCGCGGAAGGGCAGATCCCAGAACTGTTAGCAAATTGCTCAAGGAGAAATTACAAAATGCACCTGATAATCACCGAGAAGCATAG
- a CDS encoding DNA topoisomerase I, with product MHLIITEKHSTAKRIAAILSEKKLKKERISGVDTYKFNETVVMGLSGHILEVDFPKEYNNWQKTDLKELIYAQIRTSPTHANMVTALRKLGKEAKHLTIATDYDREGELIGVEALKVIQKINPDVPADRVHYSTITPAEIKQAFASPTKIDFNLAAAGESRQIIDLVWGAVLTRFVSLSSGRLGDKFLSVGRVQSPTLALLVSREKERDAFVPVPYWEIYVILANSGEFEAQHKKGRFLDKAEAAAVHAKLGKTGLVKSIETGKRSEKPPTPFNTTEFLRAASALGISPANAMRIAEYLYVNGFISYPRTDNTVYPATLDTKGIMASFLNTEFHEYAQKLLKGKLTPTRGKKETTDHPPIHPATPVKRSELREHEWKVYELIVRRFFATFAGETKWETLAVTVDISGEDFGANGARMIEPGWRWYYPYNAPEDRLLPQLKEGQVLTVKETNLAGKETQPPSRYGQGHLIKIMEDMGLGTKSTRHEIISKLYSRAYVVGNPIQPTRTAYAVIEALEKYANTITKPEMTSRLEKDMDRIADGTIDEESVVQESREMLDALFEKLNGSKEHVSRTLQEGLREDKIVGKCPDCGSDLIILRSRRGRFIGCTGYPDCSFSLPLPKSGSIIVTSKECDEHGLHHLRIVTKGRRPWDLGCPHCNYIEWQKSKKE from the coding sequence ATGCACCTGATAATCACCGAGAAGCATAGCACAGCGAAGAGAATCGCGGCTATACTTTCCGAAAAGAAACTGAAGAAAGAGAGGATCAGCGGCGTTGATACCTATAAATTCAACGAAACGGTTGTGATGGGTCTATCTGGCCATATACTGGAAGTGGATTTCCCCAAGGAGTATAACAACTGGCAAAAGACGGACCTGAAGGAACTTATCTATGCTCAGATACGCACTTCACCCACACATGCTAATATGGTCACTGCGCTTCGAAAGCTCGGGAAAGAGGCGAAGCATCTTACCATTGCCACCGACTACGACAGGGAAGGCGAGCTTATCGGTGTCGAGGCGCTGAAGGTGATACAGAAGATAAATCCCGATGTTCCAGCAGATCGGGTTCATTACAGCACCATAACCCCCGCAGAGATAAAGCAGGCATTTGCATCCCCGACAAAGATAGATTTTAACCTGGCTGCAGCAGGTGAATCCCGTCAGATCATAGACCTGGTATGGGGCGCAGTGCTGACCCGTTTTGTCTCGCTCAGTTCAGGAAGGCTCGGCGACAAGTTCCTTTCCGTGGGGCGGGTCCAGTCACCAACTCTTGCCCTACTGGTAAGCAGGGAAAAGGAAAGGGATGCTTTCGTACCCGTACCCTACTGGGAAATCTATGTGATACTGGCAAACAGCGGGGAATTCGAGGCACAGCATAAGAAGGGAAGATTCCTGGATAAAGCTGAAGCTGCAGCGGTTCATGCAAAGCTCGGAAAGACAGGACTCGTTAAAAGCATCGAAACGGGAAAACGAAGCGAGAAGCCTCCCACCCCCTTCAATACGACAGAGTTCCTGAGAGCAGCAAGCGCTTTAGGGATATCTCCGGCAAATGCCATGCGGATAGCAGAGTATCTGTATGTCAACGGTTTTATCTCGTACCCCCGTACCGACAATACCGTTTATCCCGCCACGCTTGATACCAAGGGCATCATGGCCTCATTTTTGAACACGGAGTTCCATGAGTATGCGCAGAAACTCCTCAAAGGGAAGCTGACGCCCACAAGAGGCAAGAAGGAGACCACTGACCACCCGCCAATACACCCGGCGACTCCTGTTAAACGAAGCGAACTCCGAGAGCATGAGTGGAAAGTATACGAACTGATCGTGCGACGATTCTTTGCGACGTTTGCAGGCGAAACAAAGTGGGAGACCCTTGCAGTGACCGTGGATATAAGCGGCGAAGATTTTGGAGCGAACGGCGCAAGGATGATTGAGCCGGGATGGCGATGGTATTATCCCTATAATGCCCCCGAGGACAGACTCCTTCCTCAGCTCAAGGAAGGACAGGTTCTGACGGTCAAAGAAACGAACCTTGCAGGGAAAGAAACGCAGCCCCCCTCAAGATACGGGCAGGGGCATCTGATCAAGATAATGGAAGATATGGGGCTGGGCACTAAATCCACGCGCCATGAAATAATCTCAAAACTGTACTCCAGAGCGTATGTCGTGGGTAACCCCATACAGCCTACAAGAACGGCATATGCTGTGATCGAAGCGCTCGAGAAGTACGCAAATACCATCACAAAGCCTGAGATGACTTCCAGGCTTGAGAAGGACATGGACAGAATCGCCGATGGCACGATCGATGAAGAGAGCGTTGTCCAGGAATCCAGGGAGATGCTTGATGCACTATTTGAAAAATTAAACGGAAGCAAAGAGCACGTGTCCAGGACCCTCCAAGAGGGATTGAGAGAGGATAAGATAGTGGGCAAGTGCCCGGATTGCGGCTCCGATCTCATTATACTAAGGTCCAGAAGGGGCCGTTTTATAGGCTGCACAGGCTATCCGGATTGCTCGTTCTCCCTTCCTTTGCCAAAGAGCGGAAGCATAATAGTGACAAGCAAAGAGTGCGACGAGCACGGTCTTCACCATTTAAGGATCGTCACCAAAGGGCGCAGGCCATGGGACCTGGGGTGCCCCCATTGCAACTACATCGAGTGGCAGAAGTCGAAGAAAGAATGA
- a CDS encoding nuclease-related domain-containing protein, which produces MKILKEKGNYLKEQMEFYAKASFVFLSIGILGMIFSFMFANFIFVCISGYIMVIGGYFLVQYTKYSVGLVGEKIVIDMLRNLDDGHYLINDVMLPERYGNVDHILLCPKGIFVIETKNYEGEIICDGDEWHRHYEGGFTISMRGRPYWKEPRDYDIGSPSKQVKGNAVKLKQLIESQKNIFRNPLKIWVEGIVVFTNPNVNLKLNEPTVTVLKVEELYDYLQNKESKIKFSSKELESIGNLILKVALR; this is translated from the coding sequence ATGAAAATCCTGAAAGAAAAAGGCAATTATCTTAAAGAACAAATGGAATTTTACGCGAAAGCATCATTTGTATTTCTCTCAATTGGAATTCTAGGAATGATTTTCTCTTTTATGTTTGCAAACTTTATTTTTGTGTGTATTTCTGGTTATATTATGGTGATTGGCGGATATTTCTTGGTACAATACACAAAGTATAGCGTTGGGTTAGTTGGAGAAAAAATAGTTATTGATATGCTTCGGAATTTAGATGACGGTCATTACTTAATCAACGATGTAATGCTACCAGAAAGATACGGGAACGTTGATCACATTCTCCTTTGCCCAAAGGGGATTTTTGTAATCGAGACCAAAAACTATGAAGGAGAGATTATTTGTGATGGTGATGAATGGCACAGACATTATGAGGGTGGTTTTACAATAAGTATGCGAGGAAGACCGTATTGGAAAGAACCGAGAGATTATGATATCGGGAGCCCTAGTAAACAAGTTAAAGGAAATGCAGTAAAATTAAAACAACTGATAGAATCGCAGAAAAACATATTCAGAAATCCATTAAAAATATGGGTCGAAGGAATTGTTGTTTTTACAAACCCCAATGTTAATTTGAAATTAAATGAGCCAACCGTTACTGTACTGAAAGTTGAAGAATTATATGATTATCTCCAAAATAAAGAATCAAAAATCAAATTTTCTTCAAAAGAGTTAGAATCAATTGGGAATTTGATTCTAAAGGTAGCTCTCCGTTAA
- a CDS encoding geranylgeranylglyceryl/heptaprenylglyceryl phosphate synthase yields the protein MRLDEMKVERRLNEIIDKDGVAHLTLIDPDSQNVDRAAEIAADATASGTDAIMIGGSVGAGGSQLDQTLLAIKKRTDLPTILFPSGVYGLSKHADAVFFMSLLNSRNVTYITTHQALGAPIIKRYELEPIPMAYLLIHPGGTAAWIGDAKPIPREKPELAVAYALAAKYLGMRWVYLEAGSGVDEPVPTSLIQAVKESIGDTKVIVGGGIRDGTSAEQCAKAGADVIVTGTVVEEENAKSKIEEIVRAIKE from the coding sequence ATGAGATTAGATGAGATGAAGGTGGAAAGACGCCTTAACGAAATCATCGATAAAGATGGTGTAGCCCATCTGACATTGATTGATCCGGACTCTCAGAATGTGGACAGGGCTGCAGAAATCGCTGCTGATGCCACGGCTAGTGGGACGGATGCGATCATGATCGGTGGCTCTGTAGGCGCTGGAGGCTCTCAACTTGACCAGACTTTGTTGGCGATAAAGAAGAGGACGGATTTGCCCACAATCCTGTTCCCAAGTGGTGTCTACGGACTCAGCAAACATGCAGATGCAGTTTTTTTTATGAGTTTATTGAACTCCAGAAACGTCACGTATATAACTACCCATCAAGCCCTAGGAGCACCCATCATCAAGAGGTACGAATTAGAGCCGATTCCGATGGCATACCTCCTTATCCATCCGGGGGGAACAGCTGCCTGGATTGGCGATGCTAAGCCAATACCCAGGGAAAAGCCAGAGTTGGCAGTTGCATACGCTCTCGCTGCCAAATATCTTGGGATGCGATGGGTTTATTTGGAGGCGGGCTCCGGTGTGGACGAGCCGGTTCCAACGTCTTTGATTCAGGCAGTCAAGGAGTCCATCGGTGATACAAAGGTCATCGTGGGCGGAGGAATCAGAGATGGCACGAGCGCAGAGCAATGCGCAAAGGCAGGCGCAGATGTCATCGTAACAGGAACGGTGGTAGAAGAGGAAAACGCAAAGTCCAAGATCGAGGAGATCGTCAGGGCGATTAAGGAATAA
- a CDS encoding 50S ribosomal protein L40e — protein MARFPEAEKRILNLRICMKCNARNPVRAVRCRKCGYKGLRMKSKESKK, from the coding sequence ATGGCGCGATTTCCAGAGGCAGAGAAAAGAATTCTTAATTTAAGAATCTGTATGAAATGTAATGCACGCAACCCTGTTCGGGCTGTAAGATGCAGAAAATGTGGTTATAAAGGATTGCGAATGAAGTCTAAGGAGAGTAAGAAGTGA